In Chaetodon auriga isolate fChaAug3 chromosome 7, fChaAug3.hap1, whole genome shotgun sequence, a genomic segment contains:
- the LOC143322951 gene encoding protocadherin Fat 4-like translates to MPFNIDFATGYLTVARLLDREMQDHYVLKVNANDSAWSISTDVSIVISDVNDNRPVFSNDSYTVLPETKNKEVFVVQVLATDADIGQNCEIVYVIEPANEEFWVNASSGEIYTKQPLMLRSSAFEIFQFTVIACDSGKVPLCSNSTVTVRLEPRNYHPPVFLPFQPLIAIPSHMPVGTEVVQFTAIDQDVSNSSVGVEYVLNGGNASDFFWIEVDNGKVILNQSVVESANLFLTLLVMAKDQGSPSLSSQAEITFEITGKNQFSPSFGEPEVTFSVPEDLSVGSVIGKIQAEDRDYGTNAAIMYCITPEDKYLPFSVGERSGLLALMRDLDFETQRIYHLQIRAMDGGWATKTGMLNVTIVVMDVNDNPPVFSSSEYKTSVPENSEIGTNVLNMRAADADSGANAQISYSLIAGHVDKFAIDSRNGTITTLNVFDYEREQIFDITIKASNIGDHALFGLAHVVIQISDVNEFTPTFRKREFNFSVFKNVPVGTRIGKVTATDGDQGSEGQVFYLMFGRNKHMGFEINKLSGEIYTSGSLRKQGNSQVVLKVLAKNSGVITGMDVDEALVHISVIDTNDAPTFTSAFYLANVTEDSPAGTSVITVNALDEDSILDWNSFFFSIESGNTNFSFAVDPSSGVISVNSPLDRELMPVYNLTVTATDNGSPPATGTTNVIVTIDDVNDNAPKLTFTEAEVRENQPQGTIVAKLTASDSDLPPNQGPFTYWLINPSTDTAFSLTPDGVLFTTQTIDREQISAYGVVVAVRDAGIPLLSSTTTIRIKIVDENDNPSLPRNIFIEVKYFGSSFEGGMIGNIHPEDQDESDTFNCGIRSGPLNMFTIANGTCELWSSPFQGEATFNVTIEASDHLHFPVNNSIYVNYKGFTNASIDSCIFFYVSSHSMEEFLSNKYLRFVKALDSLFNLQASKTHVFGIKQIGSEILLLAAVKNYNGQYLSREVASGISAGHKKLLEAQSNVTISHITSDPCLTSPCQNGATCNKNIYISQDVAVLESMGVIFVSPQKKVFNCTCPVGFTGTLCENDIDECEVNPCENKGTCVNSPGGFYCHCQSGFSGSLCSPDVDECLKLKCQNGGTCLPTQEGYHCQCVPGFEGEVCEQFTDHCRSTPCVQGSCINSQTGFSCTCPFGVSGVHCEEHSYGFEELSFMEFPVLDRRTNLISLEFATVQKNSLLLYNPGGLSSREFFALEILDGAMHLSYDLGSGPMGVQTIKQVADGYFHSVTARRIGNMGSLQVDNCTDVESNGFCFSHSDGRGLERTLDVGSNMTFGGLRTFEPILLHPAQIKTHDFVGCIRNIRVNGILLRPSMALASYNILDRCPRVTPSPCHSNPCKNGGMCHDHWSHYFCECKSPFTGSNCAKEMSEELVLAFNGNDYIEYVIKERFKRDYLLKELLDDEKEENTREQTVINIKFKTPDDGVLMFVGGQTGYIVLKITGRKLVYTSKDTQSGHLSEFIVDSPVADGVWHVLLVFNDGQNTFLLLDGKPALNSTERSMDLTPVSVEKIIFGAAPTGGAKLQQSGFTGCVQYFNVTGYTLPVGGHSAMVDIWPSLTLLQSSCSSTGVCLPSPCSEEDTARRGCLSAHCQNRWRCGPAVQSRSCICLHNVSDHACDICISATASPDRCSEAKGSSPLWLIAVILPLISISVIIVMFVALCRMRRNNAKCQSNSSPQKTEQGTDNVAFCFDDNKTLTGAASAEEEKQHDSMTADQQRLSVEFYRDASLSSIQPVPKSELEYYEIGSISSAFHSDTTSLQLSWHKHLYTTKCVKAEPKRWGDLRMLLAGFKKERSSNERAKSPTKSQNVACPKKKLLIKTGAEQTQHAPPCYKKRFLQSEFLEPVQSLTFEEISKLNTPLEQTVSDRASLRSGPTTSMIDVSSDSETDSTFTGAESDRGQLSIISARKYRHEQSYLSGGSFRQHGILPVSSLFKHTSESTAGQHKAESAPSSMFEQWETNLNMHLPFSSYAPVFEDIACLPSEPSHSYDMQSDIEEII, encoded by the exons ATGCCATTTAATATTGACTTTGCCACTGGCTACCTCACTGTCGCAAGACTTCTGGACAGGGAGATGCAGGATCATTATGTTTTGAAAGTCAATGCAAATGATTCAGCGTGGAGCATCAGCACTGATGTCTCTATAGTTATTTCAGATGTCAATGATAATAGACCAGTATTTTCTAATGACTCTTACACTGTTCTCCCTGaaacaaagaataaagaggtATTCGTTGTGCAGGTTCTTGCTACAGATGCAGACATTGGGCAAAACTGTGAGATTGTGTATGTTATTGAACCTGCAAATGAGGAGTTTTGGGTGAATGCTTCATCTGGTGAAATCTACACGAAGCAGCCGTTGATGTTACGAAGTTCTGCTTTTGAAATCTTCCAATTTACAGTCATTGCATGTGATTCTGGGAAAGTACCCCTGTGCAGTAattccactgtcactgtgagaCTAGAACCACGTAACTACCACCCACCAGTATTTTTACCTTTTCAGCCTCTGATTGCTATTCCGTCTCACATGCCGGTTGGTACTGAGGTGGTCCAATTTACAGCAATAGATCAGGATGTCAGTAACAGCAGTGTTGGTGTTGAATATGTTTTGAATGGAGGTAATGCATCTGATTTTTTCTGGATCGAGGTGGACAATGGGAAAGTCATATTAAATCAAAGTGTGGTGGAGAGCGCAAATTTGTTTCTCACTTTATTAGTTATGGCAAAAGATCAGGGTTCCCCCTCTTTATCATCACAGgctgaaatcacttttgaaaTTACTGGGAAAAACCAATTTTCTCCGAGCTTTGGAGAGCCAGAGGTGACTTTCTCTGTCCCTGAGGACTTGTCAGTAGGATCAGTAATTGGGAAAATTCAAGCAGAAGACAGGGATTATGGTACCAATGCTGCCATCATGTACTGCATTACCCCAGAAGATAAATATTTACCATTCTCCGTAGGAGAACGCTCAGGGCTGCTGGCACTGATGAGAGACCTTGACTTTGAAACACAGCGTATTTATCATCTCCAAATCAGAGCTATGGATGGTGGCTGGGCCACTAAAACTGGAATGTTAAATGTTACAATAGTAGTTATGGATGTGAATGACAATCCTCCTGTATTTTCATCCTCAGAGTATAAGACTTCAGTGCCCGAAAACTCAGAAATTGGAACAAATGTCCTCAATATGAgggctgctgatgctgattcAGGTGCTAATGCACAGATATCTTACTCTCTTATTGCTGGTCATGTGGATAAATTTGCAATTGATTCAAGAAATGGCACAATCACCACCTTGAATGTCTTTGATTACGAGCGAGAGCAGATCTTTGATATAACAATCAAAGCTTCAAACATTGGCGATCACGCTTTATTTGGTTTGGCGCATGTTGTCATCCAAATCTCAGATGTCAATGAGTTCACACCGACATTCAGGAAAAGAGAATttaatttttctgtgtttaaaaacGTACCAGTTGGAACAAGGATTGGAAAAGTGACAGCTACAGATGGTGACCAAGGCTCTGAAGGTCAGGTGTTTTACCTGATGTTTGGTCGAAACAAACATATGGGCTTTGAAATCAACAAACTTTCTGGAGAAATATACACATCTGGCAGTTTGAGGAAACAAGGCAACAGTCAGGTAGTTTTGAAAGTTCTGGCGAAGAACTCTGGTGTTATTACTGGCATGGATGTGGACGAGGCTTTGGTCCACATCAGTGTGATTGACACAAACGATGCACCCACCTTCACCTCTGCTTTTTATTTGGCCAACGTTACGGAAGACAGCCCAGCTGGAACATCTGTGATAACTGTGAATGCTCTGGATGAAGACTCCATCTTGGACTGGAATAGTTTCTTCTTCAGTATTGAAAGCGGAAACACAAACTTCTCTTTTGCCGTTGATCCATCAAGTGGTGTTATTTCAGTAAACTCTCCACTTGACAGAGAACTGATGCCAGTTTATAATTTGACTGTTACAGCCACTGATAATGGCTCTCCACCAGCCACTGGGACAACTAATGTTATTGTGACTATCGATGATGTCAACGACAATGCTCCCAAACTCACATTCACTGAGGCTGAAGTGAGGGAAAATCAGCCTCAGGGCACCATTGTTGCCAAATTAACtgcatctgattctgatttgccACCAAACCAAGGACCTTTTACTTATTGGTTGATAAATCCTTCAACAGACACTGCTTTTTCTCTGACTCCTGATGGAGTGTTATTCACCACGCAGACTATTGATCGGGAACAAATCTCTGCATATGGAGTCGTGGTGGCCGTCAGGGATGCAGGGATCCCTCTGCTGTCATCAACAACAACGATCCGCATCAAGATTGTGGATGAAAACGACAACCCTTCATTGCCTAGAAATATCTTCATCGAGGTGAAATATTTCGGCAGTTCTTTCGAAGGAGGCATGATTGGTAACATCCATCCTGAGGATCAGGATGAGTCTGATACGTTCAACTGCGGCATCAGAAGTGGACCACTTAATATGTTTACAATAGCTAATGGCACATGTGAGCTGTGGTCGTCTCCTTTCCAAGGCGAGGCCACATTTAATGTCACCATCGAAGCTTCAGACCATCTTCACTTCCCAGTCAACAACAGCATCTATGTAAACTACAAAGGTTTCACAAATGCTTCTATAGACAGCTGCATTTTCTTCTACGTGTCATCACACTCAATGGAAGAATTTTTGTCTAATAAGTATTTGAGATTTGTCAAAGCTCTGGACAGTCTGTTTAACCTCCAGGCCTCTAAGACTCATGTTTTTGGAATCAAACAGATTGGCAGTGAAATCCTTTTATTGGCTGCGGTTAAAAATTACAATGGTCAATATCTTAGCAGGGAGGTAGCCAGTGGTATCTCTGCAGGCCATAAGAAATTACTGGAGGCTCAGAGCAATGTGACCATTTCTCACATCACCAGTGATCCGTGTCTCACCAGCCCTTGTCAAAATGGGGCAACgtgcaacaaaaacatttacatcagCCAGGATGTCGCTGTTCTGGAAAGCATGGGGGTCATTTTTGTGTCACCGCAGAAGAAGGTTTTTAATTGTACCTGCCCAGTCGGCTTCACCGGGACACTGTGTGAGAATGATATTGACGAATGTGAGGTGAATCCCTGCGAGAATAAAGGCACATGTGTGAATTCTCCAGGAGGTTTctactgtcactgtcagagtgGCTTCTCTggatctctctgctctcctgatGTAGACGAATGCCTGAAGCTGAAGTGCCAAAACGGAGGAACTTGTCTTCCCACTCAGGAAGGAtatcactgtcagtgtgtgcctGGATTTGAAG GAGAAGTGTGTGAGCAGTTCACAGACCACTGTAGATCAACCCCCTGTGTTCAGGGCAGCTGCATCAATTCACAGACAGGATTCTCTTGTACTTGTCCCTTTG GAGTCAGCGGAGTCCACTGCGAGGAGCATAGTTATGGCTTTGAGGAGCTGTCCTTCATGGAGTTTCCCGTATTGGACCGCAGGACTAATTTAATCTCTCTGGAGTTTGCAACTGTGCAGAAGAACTCCCTGCTCCTGTACAACCCTGGAGGACTGTCCAGCAGGGAGTTCTTTGCACTGGAGATCCTGGATGGAGCCATGCATCTCTCTTATGACCTGGGCTCAGGACCTATGGGGGTGCAGACAATCAAACAGGTGGCCGATGGGTATTTCCACAGTGTCACTGCCAGGAGGATTGGCAAT ATGGGTTCTTTGCAAGTGGACAACTGCACAGATGTCGAGAGCaatggattttgtttttcacacagtgATGGCAGAGGCTTAGAGAG GACACTCGATGTTGGCAGTAATATGACATTTGGAGGACTGAGGACTTTTGAACCTATTCTACTGCATCCTGCACAGATAAAAACCCATGACTTTGTTGGATGTATTCGCAACATTCGTGTGAATGGCATCCTGCTGAGACCTTCAATGGCCCTTGCATCATATAACATCCTTGATAG GTGTCCTCGAGTAACACCATCACCATGTCACAGCAACCCATGTAAGAATGGCGGCATGTGCCATGACCACTGGTCTCACTATTTCTGTGAGTGCAAAAGCCCTTTTACTGGAAGCAACTGTGCCAAAG aaatgtcagaggagCTTGTATTGGCATTTAATGGGAATGACTACATTGAGTATGTCATCAAGGAGCGATTCAAAAGAGACTACCTGCTGAAAGAATTACTGGatgatgaaaaagaggaaaacaccaGAGAGCAAACAGTGATTAACATCAAGTTCAAGACTCCAGACGATGGAGTGTTAATGTTTGTTGGTGGACAGACAGGATACATCGTGCTGAAG ATAACAGGCAGAAAGCTTGTGTACACTTCCAAAGATACACAGTCAGGACACCTGTCAGAGTTCATTGTGGACTCTCCCGTGGCTGACGGGGTCTGGCATGTCCTCCTCGTGTTCAATGACGGACAGAACACTTTTCTGCTTCTGGATGGTAAACCAGCCTTGAACAGCACTGAACGAAGCATGGATCTCACTCCTGTTAGTGTGGAGAAGATTATTTTTGGTGCAGCTCCAACAGGAGGTGCAAAGCTCCAACAGTCAG GGTTCACTGGATGTGTGCAGTATTTCAATGTGACCGGATACACTCTGCCTGTGGGTGGGCACAGTGCGATGGTGGACATCTGGCCGAGCTTGACTCTACTCCAGTCTAGCTGCAGCTCTACTGGGGtctgcctcccctccccctGCTCTGAGGAGGACACGGCCAGAAGGGGTTGCCTCTCTGCACACTGTCAAAACCGGTGGAGGTGTGGACCTGCTGTGCAGAGCAGGTCCTGCATCTGTTTACATAATGTCTCTGACCACGCCTGTGATATCTGCATCTCTGCAACAGCGAGCCCTGATCGATGCTCTGAGGCAAAGGGCAGCTCGCCTCTGTGGCTCATAGCTGTGATTCTCCCTCTAATATCCATTTCGGTGATTATAGTAATGTTTGTTGCCCTTTGCAGAATGAGACGGAACAATGCAAAGTGTCAGAGTAATAGCTcgccacagaaaacagagcaagGGACGGACAATGTAGcattttgctttgatgacaaCAAAACGCTCACAGGTGCTGCAtctgcagaagaggagaaacaacatGATTCAATGACTGCTGATCAGCAGAGGTTGAGCGTGGAGTTTTACCGTGATGCTAGTCTGTCAAGTATTCAGCCGGTGCCAAAGAGTGAGCTGGAGTATTATGAAATTGGCAGCATCTCTAGTGCATTTCATTCAGACACTAcctcactgcagctcagctggcACAAGCATTTGTACACCAcaaagtgtgtgaaagctgAACCTAAACGGTGGGGGGATCTGAGGATGCTGTTAGCAGGATTTAAGAAAGAACGCTCCAGTAACGAGAGGGCAAAAAGTCCTACAAAGTCTCAAAATGTGGCTTGTCCAAAAAAGAAATTGTTGATTAAGACTGGTGCAGAGCAGACCCAGCATGCCCCGCCTTGCTACAAGAAGAGGTTCCTTCAATCAGAGTTCCTGGAACCTGTACAGTCCCTTACTTTTGAAGAAATCAGTAAACTAAACACTCCACTGGAGCAGACAGTGTCAGATCGAGCATCCCTGAGGTCCGGACCCACCACCTCGATGATCGATGTCTCATCtgacagtgaaacagacagCACATTCACCGGTGCAGAGTCTGACCGCGGACAGCTTTCTATCATCAGTGCCAGGAAATATAGACATGAGCAGTCATACCTGTCAGGGGGCAGCTTCAGACAACATGGCATCTTGCCTGTCAGCTCACTCTTCAAGCACACCTCTGAATCTACTGCTGGTCAGCATAAAGCTGAGAGTGCTCCCTCCAGTATGTTTGAGCAATGGGAGACAAATTTAAATATGCACCTGCCTTTTAGCAGCTATGCGCCTGTATTTGAGGATATTGCATGTTTACCCAGTGAACCCAGTCATAGCTATGATATGCAAAGTGACATAGAGGAAATCATTTGA
- the hmgb1b gene encoding high mobility group protein B1b, whose translation MGKDPRKPRGKMSSYAYFVQTCREEHKKKHPEASVNFAEFSKKCSERWKTMSPKEKGKFEDMAKQDKVRYEREMKNYIPPKGQKKKRFKDPNAPKRPPSAFFLFCADFRPKVKGESPGLSIGDTAKKLGEMWNSSSAEDKQPYEKKAAKLKEKYDKDIVAYRTKGKVDSESAATADDDDEEEDEEEGEEEEEEEDDDEDDE comes from the exons ATGGGAAAGGATCCAAGGAAGCCGAGAGGCAAAATGTCCTCATATGCGTACTTTGTGCAAACATGCCGAGAGGAGCACAAGAAGAAGCACCCGGAAGCCTCTGTCAACTTTGCAGAGTTCTCCAAGAAATGCTCAGAGCGTTGGAAG ACAATGTCACCGAAAGAGAAAGGCAAGTTTGAAGACATGGCCAAACAAGACAAGGTCCGATATGAGAGGGAAATGAAGAATTACATTCCCCCCAAGGGCCAGAAGAAGAAGCGATTCAAGGACCCCAATGCCCCGAAGAGACCTCC GTCTGCATTCTTCCTATTCTGTGCTGACTTTCGCCCCAAGGTTAAAGGTGAGAGTCCTGGACTCTCCATTGGGGACACGGCAAAGAAGCTGGGGGAGATGTGGAACAGCTCATCTGCCGAGGACAAGCAGCCCTATGAGAAGAAGGCGGCCAAGCTGAAGGAGAAATACGACAAG GACATTGTCGCCTACCGCACGAAGGGCAAAGTGGATTCAGAATCAGCTGCCacagcagatgatgatgatgaggaagaggacgaagaggagggcgaggaggaggaggaggaagaagacgacGACGAGGACGATGAGTAG
- the LOC143323340 gene encoding protocadherin Fat 4-like, with product MAFSKTVYSFEVKEDTVPGTVVGKVETVFETLTPITYAVQEDDGENLFLLSPLSGEFLLSRSLDFEAQSFYILTVAAQQGDSQVSSVRVYFNVLDVNDNPPVFGQETFSASLLEDARVGTCFLSLNVSDRDEGGNGDLKLRVAAGDEEEVFFINPAGSLCLNTELDRERQPVYNLTVSANDCIQPVSSQLTSTAHVVVVIGDVNDNAPLFVSAKIISIPEDTARHSVIMTVHAEDEDTGSNGEVLYYLTSTSGDVFSIDNRSGKIYLEETLDREQVDTLTITVTATDKGSPRMATSMNLTVYVEDANDHDPEFLQSTYSLTVREDIPRGTSLFQVQALDLDIGTNGQVRYGLSWPSPFVVDTVRGDVTVMDKLDREKESNYTLIITAVDQGKIPRSATAAFSVTVLDANDFTPLFTPETLTIHVTENEEDPSQLTHQVSALDEDLGINSQLTYFIQRGNSDGLFSITPSGMFQILHSLDRERESLYFVTIVAVDSGWPPLTGTLTVHVMVDDVNDNRPEFTEEVYNTIVSEDSPTGTVFAMMMASDVDEGVNGEIRYFMENLDVPFAVDETSGELFTTNVLDRETVAIYRLMVIGSDKHPTQPLSSSVLVTVLIGDINDHWPQFMNSPYVAYVPTEMAPGSVICAVRATDGDTEMNAELQYSLYGQSSDPFSIYPVSGTVFTSSALRRTEDIIVNVYVEDAGENPKFDITTISIRFQNVSEFPEMNVDVLRYSLSEDEPVGTLVAVVSAASIRAEPVSFYLASGNFEDMFHVEQLSGALTVENALDYETKKEFTLLMEARDSGSPPFSSFAEIRINISDANDNFPQFTQVEYRCEVFENSPPSWVCDVLAIDADTGSYGAVQYNITDGNTDRFFTIDPENGLLSTTASLDRENVPEFNLTVEASELNNPLHKNRATVIVVVLDRNDNAPRFSQIFLTEVPIQ from the exons ATGGCTTTCTCCAAAACAGTTtattcatttgaagtgaaagaAGACACAGTACCAG GAACAGTTGTGGGAAAGGTGGAAACAGTGTTTGAGACTCTCACGCCTATCACATATGCAGTGCAGGAGGATGATGGGGAGAACCTGTTCCTCCTCAGCCCCCTCTCAGGGGAGTTCCTATTATCCCGCAGCCTGGATTTCGAGGCACAAAGCTTCTATATACTCACTGTGGCGGCGCAGCAGGGGGATTCACAGGTATCCAGTGTCAGGGTGTATTTCAATGTGTTGGATGTGAACGACAACCCCCCTGTTTTCGGTCAGGAGACCTTTTCTGCGTCACTGCTGGAAGACGCACGGGTTGGCACTTGCTTCCTGTCCTTGAATGTGTCAGATAGAGATGAAG GTGGCAACGGAGACCTGAAACTGCGAGTGGCtgctggagatgaagaggaagtgTTCTTCATTAACCCAGCTGGTAGTTTGTGCCTGAACACAGAGTTAGACAGGGAGAGACAACCCGTCTACAATCTGACTGTGTCAGCCAATGACTGCATCCAGCCTGTGTCTTCACAGCTCACCAGCACAGCACATGTTGTTGTGGTGATTGGTGATGTCAATGACAACGCTCCCTTGTTTGTATCAGCCAAAATAATCAGTATACCAGAGGACACTGCGCGTCACTCTGTTATAATGACCGTACATGCTGAGGATGAAGACACTGGATCCAACGGGGAAGTTTTATATTATTTGACCAGCACTTCTGGTGATGTGTTTAGCATCGATAACAGAAGTGGAAAAATATACCTGGAGGAGACATTAGACAGAGAACAGGTAGATACCTTGACTATTACTGTAACTGCCACCGATAAAGGCTCACCCAGGATGGCAACCTCTATGAATCTCACGGTGTATGTTGAGGATGCGAATGACCACGACCCTGAGTTTTTACAAAGCACCTACAGCCTGACGGTCAGAGAGGATATCCCCAGAGGAACGAGCCTCTTTCAGGTTCAGGCTCTTGACCTTGACATCGGGACAAATGGACAAGTGCGGTACGGACTGAGCTGGCCAAGTCCGTTTGTGGTTGACACGGTGCGAGGTGACGTCACAGTCATGGATAAACTGGACAGGGAGAAGGAGTCAAACTACACTTTAATCATAACAGCTGTAGATCAGGGGAAGATACCCAGATCTGCTACTGCTGctttcagtgtcacagtgttGGATGCCAATGACTTCACACCCCTCTTTACTCCAGAAACGCTCACCATACATGTAACGGAGAATGAGGAGGACCCCTCTCAGCTAACACATCAG GTCTCAGCATTGGATGAAGATTTAGGCATCAACAGCCAGCTCACGTATTTCATACAGAGAGGAAATAGTGATGGTTTGTTCTCCATCACCCCCAGCGGCATGTTTCAAATTTTACACAGcctggacagagagagggaatcGTTGTACTTCGTCACCATCGTTGCTGTTGATTCAG GCTGGCCACCTCTAACAGGTACTCTAACCGTACATGTCATGGTGGATGATGTCAATGATAACCGTCCAGAGTTTACTGAGGAAGTCTACAACACCATAGTATCTGAGGACAGTCCTACAGGCACTGTGTTTGCCATGATGATGGCGTCTGATGTTGACGAGGGTGTCAATGGGGAAATAAG GTATTTCATGGAGAACCTCGATGTGCCTTTCGCTGTTGATGAAACATCTGGAGAGCTGTTTACAACCAATGTCCTGGACAGGGAGACAGTGGCCATTTACAGGCTGATGGTGATTGGCAGTGATAAACATCCGACTCAGCCTCTGTCAAGCTCTGTGCTTGTTACTGTGCTCATTGGGGATATCAATGACCACTGGCCCCAGTTTATGAACAGCCCATATGTGGCCTATGTGCCCACTGAGATGGCTCCAG gtTCAGTTATTTGTGCAGTAAGAGCAACAGATGGAGATACTGAGATGAATGCAGAACTACAATATTCATTATATGGACAAAGTTCAGATCCGTTTTCCATCTATCCAGTTAGCGGCACTGTATTCACTTCAAGTGCTCTCCGGAGAACAGAAGATATTATTGTCAATGTATATGTTGAAGATGCTGGAGAAAATCCTAAATTTGACATCACCACCATTAGCATCAGGTTTCAGAACGTCTCCGAGTTTCCAGAGATGAATGTGGATGTTCTGAGATATTCTCTCTCTGAGGACGAGCCAGTAGGAACACTGGTGGCGGTTGTCTCTGCAGCGAGCATCAGAGCTGAACCCGTCTCTTTTTATCTAGCTTCTGGAAACTTTGAAGACATGTTTCATGTGGAGCAATTAAGTGGAGCATTGACAGTGGAGAACGCCCTGGATTATGAGACCAAAAAGGAGTTTACTTTGTTGATGGAAGCCAGAGACTCTGGCTCGCCTCCTTTCTCATCATTTGCAGAAATTCGCATAAACATCAGCGATGCAAATGACAACTTCCCTCAGTTCACCCAAGTTGAGTACAGGTGTGAGGTTTTTGAGAACTCCCCACCATCCTGGGTTTGCGATGTTCTTGCAATTGATGCTGATACAGGCAGTTACGGCGCAGTGCAGTACAACATAACAGATGGAAACACTGATCGTTTTTTCACAATCGACCCTGAAAATGGTTTATTGAGCACCACTGCAAGTttagacagagaaaatgtgccTGAGTTCAATTTAACAGTTGAAGCTTCAGAACTAAACAACCCTCTTCATAAAAACAGAGCAactgtcattgttgttgttttagacAGAAATGACAATGCGCCTCGtttttcacagatttttctCACAGAG GTGCCAATACAGTAA
- the tex26 gene encoding LOW QUALITY PROTEIN: testis-expressed protein 26 (The sequence of the model RefSeq protein was modified relative to this genomic sequence to represent the inferred CDS: substituted 1 base at 1 genomic stop codon) produces the protein MAAKEGKQWWDPYETSNTRHFVYWPNSAADILPCLTPTSFIDSYSKSGPFGSSVYNKDFCWKPACKPECIRTGTASGQRRNNPHPSQSFMMWRLPRDAAQSAEYVGFPWKCPPSQGEIRKALTAQYRSTYRCDFMSMPQGYDHINGAERRLAPKHSRHEVLPSADTEMRDNYRQPKQKPELLHYSNTDPSRACCGIVPTVVQGHIYTQQKRPDLTHYDRFCGKRVTNVTRELKSLPPQKLQHLHRILPEEGXRQLMPLIQIDACPNNTEEVNKLPAVVLNSCSPQWISRGSGRL, from the exons ATGGCAGCCAAAG AGGGCAAACAGTGGTGGGATCCATATGAAACGTCTAACACAAGACATTTTGTCTACTGGCCAAACTCAGCTGCAGACATTCTGCC GTGCCTGACGCCCACTTCATTTATAGACTCCTATTCAAAGTCTGGACCTTTTGGTTCAAGTGTGTACAATAAGGATTTTTGCTGGAAGCCAGCCTGTAAACCTGAATGCATTCGCACAGGAACAGCCTCAGGGCAGAGGAGAAACAACCCACATCCCAGTCAG TCTTTCATGATGTGGAGGCTGCCCAGGGATGCAGCACAAAGCGCTGAGTATGTCGGCTTCCCTTGGAAATGTCCCCCGTCTCAGGGGGAGATCCGCAAGGCCTTGACAGCACAGTACCGCTCCACCTACAGATGTGACTTCATGAGTATGCCTCAAG GATATGATCATATTAATGGTGCAGAAAGACGACTTGCACCTAAGCACAGCAGGCATGAAGTGCTGCCCTCCGCTGACACAGAGATGAGGGACAATTACCGCCAGCCAAAGCAAAAGCCTGAACTGCTGCACTACAGCAACACAGATCCTAGCAGAGCCTGTTGTGGCATAG TTCCAACTGTTGTGCAAGGGCACATCTACACTCAGCAGAAAAGACCAGATTTGACTCATTATGACAGGTTTTGTGGAAAGAGAGTCACTAATGTCACACGCGAGCTGAAGTCTCTGCCGCCCCAGAAGCTGCAGCACTTACACAGAATTTTACCTGAGGAGGGTTAGCGTCAACTTATGCCTTTGATT CAGATTGATGCTTGTCCAAACAACACGGAGGAAGTGAATAAACTTCCAGCAGTTGTGCTTAATTCCTGCTCACCACAGTGGATATCAAGGGGGTCAGGACGTCTGTGA